The window gGGATATTCAATTATCCTAACTAGccctaaatatattttttcttttttttagagTAAACCCATAATTCATTGAATCCTTTCAATTCTTTTCAAACTATGACCATATAGGATTGATGTTGGAAGTCAAAAATGTGGTGgtcctaaaattttaaattaaaaaatcaccACAAAAGATATTTTGCCTTATTTGTGACTtatttgatgtgggttatttgttttaaattcaaataatacaacATCCCATCAACAAAGGTCATTTTATtatcaaatcatcaattaaaatcaCCAATTATccttatcttttattatttataacatttttaaaatatcaaataatttcaGTATTTTGATCACTTgacaataataattaactttatcATCAAACATGATTATTTGcaaataatatgattatttccaaatttggGCTTTCATATTTAATTACTTCTAATAAGCCAATAATTAATGTTTCATTAATTTCAAACTCGAGTCTTTTATGATTATTCGATAATGTGATTTTCTTGTAACATCTGCAGGAGCTGGGGAATACTTTCATTAATGATTGCTTACTTATGGCAACTTTACACCTTATGGATTCTGGTTCAACTACATGAAGCTGTTCCTGGGAAAAGATACAACAGATATGTGGAGCTTGCACAAGCTGCATTTGGTAAGTTTTATCTcacaattttcttttcttttaacatgatattatagtaaataacacaatttggttgttttgtttacaaaaaatatcatattaatcatgatttgaaattttcaaCATTTGATATGTTTTCCCAACATCATATGTTGAAGCATTTtggaaattgatattttttcaaatctgaaagcatttatttttttcagtttAGTATGGTGTTTTCTTGTTCAAGatcatattaaattttagatcaTTGAATTCAATACTATTGCAATTCTTGACTTGCAGGAGAAAGATTGGGTCTCTGGCTTGCTCTGTTCCCAACTGTTTACCTTTCTGCTGGTACCTCAACTGCTTTAATTCTCATAGGAGGGGAAACTATGAAACTCTTCTTTCAGATAGTTTGTGGACCACTCTGCTCATCGAATCCTCTTTCGACAGTTGAGTGGTACTTAGTATTCACATCCCTTTGTATCGTCTTGTCCCAACTTCCAAATCTCAATTCAATTGCTGGATTGTCTTTAGTTGGAGCTATAACTGCCATTATTTACTGCACTATGGTTTGGGTTCTATCTGTGAGCCAACCAAGGCCACCTTCAATGTCATACGAACCAATTTCATTACATTCTTCTGCTGCCACTATCTTTTCCATCATGAATGCTCTAGGTATAGTTGCCTTTGCTTTCAGGGGACATAATCTAGTGTTGGAGATTCAGGTACTTGTTTTGGGTattaaaaggaaaaacaaaaacatgtcAGAACTGAATCTAAAAGTGGTTtttgatgttaaatttataGGCCACAATGCCATCGACTTTCAAGCATCCGGCTCATGTACCCATGTGGAAAGGTGCTAAAGTTGCTTATTTCTTAATTGCTATGTGCTTGTTTCCAGTTGCAATAGGAGGCTTCTGGGCTTATGGGAATCAGGTCAGTAATCAATAACCCTTGTATTGTTAGCCATAGCAGAAATAGGGAACAACAGAGGAACCTGCATCATTCTGAATTAAGTAGCTTGATGGGGGTTTTGACTTTCAGATAAAGAGCCTATTTAGAAATTCACATTGGGATAGTTGTGTAATTTGTTTCTATAAATTGGGTTGTTTCTAAAACTTATGTGGGcctctttaaataaaaaaaatatgtaaagatGTTTCCATATCGGCAAAAATGTAAATTGAACTTGTTtactttcaaatttattatttcaattgtCCAATTTTGAGCCTATTTGGACACTTATATTTGGTCACAATCTACTTCACAATTACGAACCCTTAGAAAATTGTCAAAGTTTAATTGaaagtgattttattttattattccgCTATATATATGAGATTGTTTTTTGAAACATGATCCAGATTATACCGTGAATTTTGGAATAAAACTACATTTGGTATATGGattattatcataaaaatattaattttctagaAGATTGTTTGGATTATAAAATGTGATAGCTAAtactacataaataaataaattcctTTATAAAAtgtggagcttgtttgatgttgggttatttaagattattttgaaagaatgactgtttgataaaaaaaaagtaagttatttgggtttttaattggttgaatttctataatgtctttttatatttaaagtttaaacttTTGATTGATTAATTGAGTTATTGAATATTGTAAAGAAATAAGATGTGATATGTTGGGTTTTTAGGAgctctaatatataaattttctttcatCATTTCATTGTGTCAACACTACTAGTTTTTACTATTTCTGAATGGTGTGATTTCAGAAATTGAACAATCTTCAAACACATCTTACTGATCATccaaataaattgaattgaatccggattaattccaaataatcctgtttttttatgtttttcctATAGATGCCTCCAGGAGGGATGCTGAGTGCACTGTTTGCATTCCACAGTCAAGACATACCAAGAGGGCTTCTAGCGATGACATTCCTTTTAGTAGTGTTCAACTGTCTCAGTAGCTTCCAAATATACTCAATGCCTGTTTTCGACAGCTTTGAAGCCAGCTACACAAGTCGAACGAACCGCCCATGTTCGATCTGGGTGAGGTCCTGTTTCAGGGTATTCTATGGTTTCATATCACTCTTAATTGGAGTGGCACTCCCTTTCCTGTCTGGCCTAGCTGGTCTTCTAGGAGGGCTAACACTTCCGGTTACATTTGCTTATCCTTGCTTCATGTGGGTTCTGCTAAAGAAACCGGCTAAGTATAGCTTCAATTGGTACCTCAATTGGATTCTTGGTTGGATCGGGATTGGTTTCAGTTTGGCGTTTTCGGTTGGAGGAATTTTGAGTTTGGTTAATAATGGAATTAAACTCAAATTCTTCAAGCCAAACTAATGTTGTTCTTATGGTCTTGAGGTTATATGTATCAAATATATGACCACTTTGTTGTTGTAATGACTAATTTGTATTCTTATGTTGTATCAAAAAATGAgacatttttattactatttgTAGTTAAGTGATTTGGTGTTCTTAaataaacttagttttattattatttgtagttAAGTCGTTAGAgggtctatttttttttttttttcttataatttaagaaGTTTGGACATTTGTGTTTGCAAACTCAAACGCATGACAAGGACATGAGTTTATGTGCTCTACTACTAAATTATGagtctttattattttatttttatttttatttttagagatTCAAACTATTTGTTGTTTTCAATAATGTAAAAGATTTGTGTTTGAAGTTTACAAAATTTCACAAAACTATGTTATTACATATTACAACATCTTTACCcctttgtttttctttgttttataaatatgtaataggTGTCTGAACAAATCTTAATATAGTGACcatttgataagaaaaatatataaataaataaattgagaatTCACACCACAAGAAAGGGCTTGTAATATCCCTATTCAATTCAAGGAAAACCCTCCTACACGAAAATACATGTTCCATGACAATAGCCATAAATTGTATACTTTTATGGTTTTCCATCATACATAGTCTATGCTTAGATTGTTTGAAAACATTTAAATTCAGAATTGGAGCTCGAACtaagttttgaataaaaaaaatcttttttatcaAGTATCTCATTTgaaatatacattaattatatatatatatatatatatatatatatatatatattaacaaaattaataatatttcttttattcaaaCTCAACTATATCCTAGCTTAGAGTGTTTTTACAATTTTCATTTAagagttcaattttttttttatctcccgtaaatactaaattaattttaacttagagATTGAGAGTGACAAGTCAACTAATTTAAAGGGTGTATCATTGaccttataattaattttctggCAAATAATATTTGGACGGTGGCTTTAGAActcttacatatttttttttctttgttctattttgttgtttgtttgttattgtacattttcttattttactttttttaaccactttctttgaataaaataaatttaaatttcttttatatatttaattttcttgtaAGTTTGTTCCTCATAATTGATCACACTTAATAACTCTaactaaaaatatcatttaactaaataaatcaCATCCAActaacaaaacaagaaaaaaaagaaaaagaaaaaggaaatagGCATACATTAACTATTACCTAGTACTATAGGACACAAATGATAATGGAggtcattattattattcttcatAGCTTTCTGCTACTACAACTACTATTTACTCCTACTCTATTGCTGCAACTAGTAGCTTACCACCTATTTCCTAGGGTCtagtttgtttttgaattttcaaataacatttttttaagctttatatagtttttttaaattttttattttgtttgacaaaaatatgagttttatttagatataagataatttattaaattgaccttttatatttaaaatttaatttaatgaaagtaaaataagaatattttaatatttttttattaataaattaaataataattatgaataaaattttaaaaatatatttttaagaccATTATATCAAAGAGATCTTAGATCTGGCAAATCtggattttatataattaatttattgttatttttgtttagagTAACGAGAGGggactaaaaaaaattgtagcaaaagtgtaacaaaaaaaatgtattgattaaaattatatatatatatataaataaatatcaaacttgatatatataataataaatttatatatataacaaatatatatataatttaaaaaacattttaatatattaataattattaaaaaaattataataatttaataataataaattgaatagagAAAAATGGTTATATGcattctttataataataaaaaaattgaaagaaataataaattaaacattttttatggTGATATGTATCATCTAGaattgaagaaagaaaaattactACATATACTCTTATTTATAAGATGACAtgtataagtttaatttatgtatttaataaacTTCAATTTGTAACATCTATAGTTAATTATTACCTGTCACCAAATATTTGTTAAAGCATAGTtatacttcaaatattttataggGAATTGTTTTggtaatgaattatttaaataatctttgaattattaaaaaaattagtattaaCAGTAATTTTGAGTAgttgtgttttttaataaaaatactaatatataatgataaatatatataaatattttaaataaatatttttttaatattttgtttaataaattaaatgatgtaattaattagaaagagtgaaataatgttttattagaTTGAGATTAAACAATATCATTGAAATTAATCATAGATTTTAATTAgatgtaattaattaaagaattaattaaaaaatgaattatgaattaattagtGCAATGTATTTAAGGCTTTGTTTGGATTAAGATTAAACTTGTTGGATAGTTTGGATTTAGATTAAATTCGTTGGA is drawn from Impatiens glandulifera chromosome 3, dImpGla2.1, whole genome shotgun sequence and contains these coding sequences:
- the LOC124930873 gene encoding lysine histidine transporter-like 8, producing MDERPESELISIPATPRASTPETQTPSGQRSPRTTSAAIGKETRSCTPTSFISPRFLSPIGTPMKRVLTNMKGYLEEVGHLTKLNPQDAWLPITESRNGNAHYAAFHNLNAGIGFQALLLPVAFSFLGWSWGILSLMIAYLWQLYTLWILVQLHEAVPGKRYNRYVELAQAAFGERLGLWLALFPTVYLSAGTSTALILIGGETMKLFFQIVCGPLCSSNPLSTVEWYLVFTSLCIVLSQLPNLNSIAGLSLVGAITAIIYCTMVWVLSVSQPRPPSMSYEPISLHSSAATIFSIMNALGIVAFAFRGHNLVLEIQATMPSTFKHPAHVPMWKGAKVAYFLIAMCLFPVAIGGFWAYGNQMPPGGMLSALFAFHSQDIPRGLLAMTFLLVVFNCLSSFQIYSMPVFDSFEASYTSRTNRPCSIWVRSCFRVFYGFISLLIGVALPFLSGLAGLLGGLTLPVTFAYPCFMWVLLKKPAKYSFNWYLNWILGWIGIGFSLAFSVGGILSLVNNGIKLKFFKPN